GATGCCAACCCATCACCTGATACAATGTCAGAATTTCACGGTACCCATGTCGCAGGGATCGTTGCCTCGGCTGCCAATGGACGATTTGGGGTCGGTGTAGCGCCGAATGTGAAGTTGTTACCATTGCGAGCAGGGATCGGACTCAGTGTTTTCTATGGGTATCGTGCTATCTACTTCGCGCGAAGAATGGGAGCCGATATCGTCAATTTGTCGTGGGGAGGAAGTGGTGTCTCGGCAATCGAAGCGGCAGCTGTCGAATATGCTTTGGAAGGTGGAGTAACAATTTTCGCTTCTGCCGGCAATGATGGTACGGATAACATTCAGTACCCTTCTGGATTAGCGGGAGTCATCTCGGTTGGAGCGTCGAACCGGAACGATACTCCGGCTTCCTTTAGTAATTCCCATGCCAGCGTTGCGATTTGGGCGCCGGGCGTGCAAGTCGGTTCGACGATGCCAAACAACGGGTTTTCTTTGTTGGATGGAACTTCGATGGCATCTCCGGTAGCGGCGGGCGTCGGTGCGTTACTTAAATCCTACCGGCCTTCGATAACAACGCAACAAATCCGAGCGGTTATGACCGCGACCGGTGATCCGATGGTTGATGTCTCCTCTCATACCGCAGTGCGGGTAAACGCATACCGTGCGATCAATGAGATTGCACGCAATCTCTCCGAAGCGGGATCGAATTGGAGTGGCAGTGAAACCCTGAATGGAATCATGACTTTCTCGGTTCCATTGCAGTTTACCAATCCTTATCCTGCAACACTGACTCTCCAAAGTGGCGAAATCTCTGGTGGCAATTGGCTTTCTAATCAAACGACAATGCAACCCGATGGCTCGCGACAAAACTGGAGCGGTTCGTTAACTTTCCAATTACCGATGTCCTTTGCCCGGGGGCATACCGTTTCTGCCGGGTGGACGATTCGCTCGAGCGACCGTTCCCAATGGTTTGGTGCGAGTTATAAGCGTATCGCACCGCCCGAAGCGACCATCCAAGACAATAGCATGCGACTAACATTTTCTACCATCGGTGCTTTGGGTTTGTTCGATCCCTATTCGGATGTTCCGGTTGGTGTGTCGTTACAAGCGCCACCCTATTCACAAGGAACGATTTATCACGGTTCCTTTATGTTAGGTGCGCCCAGTGCTGTCGTGTTGGATAATGTGTGGGGAAACGATAATAGTGCAATGGATTGGGAAATTCCTTTTTCACGTAACATTCAGCTAACCGGCAATCCGCCCACTGCGATTTCTGCAACGGCATCACCGACACCCGGACATTCCACCATGAATGTTGTTGTCGACTGGCGAGCTGTAATGGTGAGTGGAACAGCAGGGGTACCCGCGGTAGATATCATAGCAACAATCCGGAATGCCGGAAATTCACAGCTATCGAATCTGATTGCAGCATGGATGATTGATTTCGACATCGGAAATTCCAGCGAAAACACGACCGACATCGATGCTTCGCAACAATTACTTACGATTGGCAGTGCAGCGACTTCCGAATGGTACAACGTGCAAGTAAATCGTGGAACGTTGGGTGTGATTCGGACTCCAACTTCACAAACCCTGTATAGTGGTGCCGAGAATTGGAACGATGCTCGCAAATACGAATTGATTACTTGGAGTGGCGCCGAACAAGCGCATACCGAACCGAATGATTATGTAATGCTCTTCGCAACAAATCCGTTCAACCTTGCCAGTGGCGCATCCAGCGAGTTTGGTTTTCGCCTGTTTAAAACATTTGAAATGCAACAAGCAGCCGAGTTGACCCGCGCTTGGCGGGGCGTTGATGAAACAAACACTGCGCCGCGAGTGGCGTTGCGGTATCGTGCAACGGTATCGGGAAACCGGATGCAGATTGTATTGCCGGAAGGTGCAACGAGCGGAACCGCGACCCTATTCGATGTTTTAGGTAGAACCGTTTGGAGTAATACGTTATCGCAGTCGATTACCACTACGAGTTTAACCGGTCTACCCTATGGCGCTTACTTCTTGCGTACATCGGTTCCCAATCAAGCACTACCGGTAAAGAAGATCGTCTATCTTCAGTAAGTTTCTATCCCTATTAAAAGAAAGGCGGGAATCGATTCCCGCCTTTCTCGTTTACCTACAGTTACGAGCGCTACTTCAAAAGCAACACTTTCTTTACCGACATTACTCTTCCATTCTGAGTGAGTCGGGCAAAATACTCGCCATTGGCAATCCCCTGCGGTTGCCAGCGAACTGTCTGCCATCCGGTTTTGGCTTGGATCGGCAGTTCGGTAACTTCCCTTCCGGTAACATCGTGAATCTGTAACTGAAGGGAACCGCCCTCCCGAACACCAATTGTAAACGTGATTTCGTTATTGAATGGATTCGGGTAAGTAGATCTGATGAAAGTGGTTGTTGGTAATTGCGAAGTGTTTGATTCCGGCGTAGCGGTGCTTGCAATTTCGATACAGGCGTTTGCTCGAACGAATACGATTTCATTTACCGCATCCTGAATCATCCCCTGGAGATACCAATATCCCGCTGGGAGCGATCCAACGTTCCACATCACCGTATCGGTGCTATTGTTTTCAGAAATCGGCCACGGTCGATTCAGCGTTGCTACATTACCCGAACCTAATGTAGAATCCTGACTAACAAAGAGATACCACATCGCTTCGTCGTCCGGGTCATGTGTCTCCACAACTACTGGAATCCAAGTCGGTGTACCTGATTGTCGATGGATTGTTACCGTATCGGTTTCGGTAAATGAATGCAGCGTTATCGTCGGCGGAATATTCCGAGCGGTAGATGGAAAGAGATACTGACTGGTATTATTGAGTTCATTGGATTCAACAACAACATTATCGAAATCCATTGTCCACTGGACTACATGTTCGCCTACCGTTCTGATGGGGAGCGGTGGCGTACTGATACTATCCGAGCGACCGGATTCGCCAGCATCGATTGTTACAAGCGTATCGAAGCGCGAGTTCTGATCGTAGACACAGCGAACCAATGCCTGCACCGGTTGTCCTTGTCCGTTACGCAAGATTCCGCTGCCGCCAATCCGGTACGGAAGAATAAACCGAACGGTATCATCGGTCTGTACCGTATTCACGACTACATTCGAGCGCGAATGAACCATAAAGCTGGTTAGTGCTTCCAAATCGAACATCCCATCGTCAATCGCGAGTTTCACATTATCGACAAACGCACCGCGAAGACTGTCCATGATGGCATTGGATTTGAATCGCCAACCGACCCACACAAACGGTTTATCGAGTAATGAAACAACTGTACCGGCAGAATCAAGACTGTCAAGATAAATATTTGAGAGTTGCCAATAAGTGTCGGCACGTCCACAATGGAAACCACGAAGTAATGTGTCACGCAGAAAGTGACCGGCGCTATCAAATATTGGTGTGCGCTTCACGGCAAGGAACCACCGATTGCGTTCAGTAATCGGATCGGGTGGTGTATTGGTTAAACTGTATGCCGCTTCCCAAAAGAAGGTATCGCCTACCGCAGTGCGGTTCAGCCATTCAAAGGAACAGACTGCATTGGTAACCTGTATGTATGGACCATTATTGACCAATCGGATACTATCGGTTGCAAACGGACCCCAACGCATGTGGGTATGCATGTTTGTGCGGTAGCGATCATACTCCGGGTCGCGGGACGGAATCGTCGGAGTATTCGATGCATCGCACCATGCCGACTGAACATTTGTATTCGGAAATGCTGGATCCAGTCGATAGATATAGTGCTGAATCCCCCAATGCGGATTCGCACTCCAAGGGGTAACCACCCACGGATGCGAATTCATTTGACCGGCTGGTGGCTGTACCCAAGTCCAGGTATTAGAAATGTTCTCAAACGGTTCGTTCATAATGGTGTGCCATACCGCATGGACAGGGCGAACAAAACCCGTTATCAAGATGAATAAAATGGTAAGCGTTAGGTAGGAAACGACGTGACGGGAACGAGTGGAAAGCGATTTCATACAAACCTCCAAAATCAAACAATCAAATACTAACCATCATCAATGCAATAATACTTCTTCTTTCATTCCCGGTCAAGTGAGTGTATACTTTTTCATATTTTATGGTCGATTTTGAGGTTCTCCTTAATAGAATCCATTATTGTTATCGTTGTTTTTCATTTAGGTAAGTAATGCAATAACCAATCATTGCGATAGCGTAGAATCAGTACCCCAGTGAACGGATGGGCTACCGCTCTGGTAATCCATTACCCGATCCGATTACTCAGGAAGCGGATCGCATACCCTGGGACAACGACCCCGACTGCTGTCCTCAGACGACAGGTCCTGAGCCCCCGCCATGAGTCGCAGATTGCACGACTCTATCAAGAAGGTGTGGGGGAAGCGATCCTGCTCCATTCCCGAGCCTGCAACTAACTGGATGACAACCTACCGAGCCCAGGCAGTGAGAAGTTCGGCACTTGGAGACTAATATGTTTCAAGGGCTTCCACCTGCCAAGCCGCATCGGCCCGTGACACTCGATAGGTGTCTGATACCGGATTCTTTCAACACCAGCTCGTGAAACTAAGTTGTCCCAACACCTTCATGTCAAAGAACCGAAGAAAGCCAGAAGAGAGCTCTTCGTCCTAATCACACTGGAGACCTCAGAAGTGTTAAACGGCTCTCTTGCCCCGAGTTTCAGCAATCTTGGATACGACAACACCTGCACCAAGGATCAGGAGCACGACCCCGAGCAGATAGAAGTTAAAGCCGCTGCCGAGTATCTCCTTAAGCCACTTCGCAATCAGCATCTTCACGCCAACTACCATCAACACCAATGCGAGTGACACCTTTAAATACCTGAACCTGTCGAGCATGCCTCCCAGTGCGAAATAGAGTGACCGGAGGCCGAGAATCGCAAACACGTTACTGGTGAAAACCAGGAAAGGGTCTGCTGTTATTGCAAATATCGCCGGGATCGAATCAACCGCGAAAATCAGGTCCGTAAACTCGACCATGATCAGCGCCAAGGCCAAGGGAGTGAGCATCCAAGTGCCGGGCCGGGCTTTGTTCACCGCCTCATCCGGAAGAGCGGCTGTCCCAGGAAACTCGCTCTCGTAGGAGGCCGGCGCACCGGCTTGAACGACGAAGTGCTGTCCATGGAACCGCGAGGTGATTGGGAAGAAGCGCCGTGTGAGTCGGACAATGATGTTTTGGTTGGGGTCCGTGTGATTCGCTTTCAAGGCTAGCATCTTGATCCCGGTGATGACAAGGAAGACTCCAAAGACGTAAAGAATCCAGTGATACTGGGCTATCAAGGTCGCGCCGAGTGCAATCATAGCCCCGCGCAAGGCTAAAGCGCCCAAGATACCCCAGAACAACACACGATGCTGGTAGATCGGCGGAACAGCGAAGAAACTGAAGATCATGGCAATCACGAACACGTTGTCGACACTCAGTGATTTCTCAACGACATACCCCGTCAAGTACTTGACAGTTGCTGTCATACCATTGTTGATAACCCCGTCAACGGCATCGACCGCACTTCCTAGTCCCAACCAATGGTATTCGTACCCAAAGAACACGAACACCGAGAAGGAAAGCCCCAACGTGATCCACACCGCGGACCACGTGAGGGCCTCTTTCATCGAGACCACATGAGCTTTCCGATGGAAGACCCCCAAGTCCAGCGCCAGCATCAACAGCACAAAGAGAATAAATCCCGACCAAATCCAAACCATTCGCCAATCTCCTTTCCGATGAGCAAATCCTTCACCGATCAGCAGTCAACCTCGACTTTTCATCCTTTGTTGCGCAACTTCGTTCGTGCACGGGTCACATCCCGTACCGACGCAAACTTCATTGACATGACATCCCAGAGGTTACAATCTCGTCGTCCCACGCAATGCTTCAATCTCTCGCCGTAAGGCGCGGACCTCATCGAGGACCAGCTGGGTGTGCGTTTCTCCCTCTTGCTTGAGGTCATCTGTGACTTGGGACTGCATCGCGTTGACGACCACCGCAATGAACAGGTTCAAAACCATGAATGTCGCGATTAATAGATAGACCACAAAGAAGATCCAGGACAGCGGTGATTGCGACATGACATTGCGTGCGATATCGGGCCAACCCTCGACGGTCATGACCTGAAACAACGTGAACAGCGACGCACTCAGGTTACCAAAGTACTCCGGTGCGATTTGACCGAAAAGCTTTGTGGCCATCACCGCCGACACGTAGAGCACGAGTCCCATGAGGCCGATGATTGACGCCATGCCAGGCAGTGCATTAAGCAGAGCGCCCACCACCCGGCGCATCGATGGTACAAGCGAAACCAGCCGAAGTACGCGTAATACGCGCAGGGCGCGCAGCACGGCGAAGGCGTCACCTGCCGGAATGACGGCTATCCCAACGACTACAAAGTCAAACACGCGCCAAGGGTTCTCGAAGAAGCGGCCACGGTAGACGAAAAAGCGAAGCAGTAACTCGACGACGAATACAGCCAGCACCAGTCGGTCGAACGCGTAGAGAGGATCGCCAAGTCGTGCTACGACCGTAGGAGAGGTTTCGACTCCCAGCGTGACTGCATT
This bacterium DNA region includes the following protein-coding sequences:
- a CDS encoding S8 family serine peptidase; the protein is MRCKSFSITVVAILFLSSLSIARTIAVELASNVTLSMLTAASKRATPVDAVPAFAADETDPRLSRWYLLDESCVTDAVLSDRSLIKQYDILPERTIHLTPNGIAPFAVNGNVSIDDASDPFRSMQWQLDRIMAEPAWRFTRGSANVVVAVIDVGTDISHPDLSGQLYRNLAEVNGTTGVDDDLNGLIDDVNGWDFARNDANPSPDTMSEFHGTHVAGIVASAANGRFGVGVAPNVKLLPLRAGIGLSVFYGYRAIYFARRMGADIVNLSWGGSGVSAIEAAAVEYALEGGVTIFASAGNDGTDNIQYPSGLAGVISVGASNRNDTPASFSNSHASVAIWAPGVQVGSTMPNNGFSLLDGTSMASPVAAGVGALLKSYRPSITTQQIRAVMTATGDPMVDVSSHTAVRVNAYRAINEIARNLSEAGSNWSGSETLNGIMTFSVPLQFTNPYPATLTLQSGEISGGNWLSNQTTMQPDGSRQNWSGSLTFQLPMSFARGHTVSAGWTIRSSDRSQWFGASYKRIAPPEATIQDNSMRLTFSTIGALGLFDPYSDVPVGVSLQAPPYSQGTIYHGSFMLGAPSAVVLDNVWGNDNSAMDWEIPFSRNIQLTGNPPTAISATASPTPGHSTMNVVVDWRAVMVSGTAGVPAVDIIATIRNAGNSQLSNLIAAWMIDFDIGNSSENTTDIDASQQLLTIGSAATSEWYNVQVNRGTLGVIRTPTSQTLYSGAENWNDARKYELITWSGAEQAHTEPNDYVMLFATNPFNLASGASSEFGFRLFKTFEMQQAAELTRAWRGVDETNTAPRVALRYRATVSGNRMQIVLPEGATSGTATLFDVLGRTVWSNTLSQSITTTSLTGLPYGAYFLRTSVPNQALPVKKIVYLQ
- a CDS encoding T9SS type A sorting domain-containing protein; this translates as MKSLSTRSRHVVSYLTLTILFILITGFVRPVHAVWHTIMNEPFENISNTWTWVQPPAGQMNSHPWVVTPWSANPHWGIQHYIYRLDPAFPNTNVQSAWCDASNTPTIPSRDPEYDRYRTNMHTHMRWGPFATDSIRLVNNGPYIQVTNAVCSFEWLNRTAVGDTFFWEAAYSLTNTPPDPITERNRWFLAVKRTPIFDSAGHFLRDTLLRGFHCGRADTYWQLSNIYLDSLDSAGTVVSLLDKPFVWVGWRFKSNAIMDSLRGAFVDNVKLAIDDGMFDLEALTSFMVHSRSNVVVNTVQTDDTVRFILPYRIGGSGILRNGQGQPVQALVRCVYDQNSRFDTLVTIDAGESGRSDSISTPPLPIRTVGEHVVQWTMDFDNVVVESNELNNTSQYLFPSTARNIPPTITLHSFTETDTVTIHRQSGTPTWIPVVVETHDPDDEAMWYLFVSQDSTLGSGNVATLNRPWPISENNSTDTVMWNVGSLPAGYWYLQGMIQDAVNEIVFVRANACIEIASTATPESNTSQLPTTTFIRSTYPNPFNNEITFTIGVREGGSLQLQIHDVTGREVTELPIQAKTGWQTVRWQPQGIANGEYFARLTQNGRVMSVKKVLLLK
- a CDS encoding TerC family protein, which produces MVWIWSGFILFVLLMLALDLGVFHRKAHVVSMKEALTWSAVWITLGLSFSVFVFFGYEYHWLGLGSAVDAVDGVINNGMTATVKYLTGYVVEKSLSVDNVFVIAMIFSFFAVPPIYQHRVLFWGILGALALRGAMIALGATLIAQYHWILYVFGVFLVITGIKMLALKANHTDPNQNIIVRLTRRFFPITSRFHGQHFVVQAGAPASYESEFPGTAALPDEAVNKARPGTWMLTPLALALIMVEFTDLIFAVDSIPAIFAITADPFLVFTSNVFAILGLRSLYFALGGMLDRFRYLKVSLALVLMVVGVKMLIAKWLKEILGSGFNFYLLGVVLLILGAGVVVSKIAETRGKRAV
- a CDS encoding ion transporter codes for the protein MRTNNNDPASSPRERVRAFIESKPFEKSITALIIMNAVTLGVETSPTVVARLGDPLYAFDRLVLAVFVVELLLRFFVYRGRFFENPWRVFDFVVVGIAVIPAGDAFAVLRALRVLRVLRLVSLVPSMRRVVGALLNALPGMASIIGLMGLVLYVSAVMATKLFGQIAPEYFGNLSASLFTLFQVMTVEGWPDIARNVMSQSPLSWIFFVVYLLIATFMVLNLFIAVVVNAMQSQVTDDLKQEGETHTQLVLDEVRALRREIEALRGTTRL